Part of the Spiroplasma endosymbiont of Poecilobothrus nobilitatus genome is shown below.
TTATTACTAAAGTTAACTTTAAAATAATAGTGAGGAGTTTTATTTATGGCAGCAAAAACAACAGATAAAAATTAGCAATTGTTTAAAATATTATTTAAAAATGTAAATAATTGATTTAATCTTTTTAAAAAATAATCTTTAATGGAAAATAAAAAATAAAGATTAAATTTAAATAAAATATCAAAATGTTAATCTGTCTCAGTAACTTATTAATTATCAATATAATTTGTTGTTTTTGTTGGTTTGACTTGCCCATATTATTTTTTAAATCCACGATGAAATTTAAATAATTTGTTTTTTAAAATAATGGTTGGCACTATGTTCTTCCTTCTAAATTTATTTTAAAGACTTAAAAGGTTATGGTTTTTAAACTATAACCTAATAATTGCTTTAATTTTGTAGAAAACTCTTGATGAAATAAAAAAAATCATCAATATGATAACTTTAAAAGAAAATTATATAAACTTTTAATATTGTTATTTAATTTTTTTATACGTTAAAATATAATACCGATGATTGTTGGTTTGGCGTTAAACCTTTATGCTGGTATTTTCATTTTCATAGATTTAAATAATTTTGAATGTTCGTGAAACCTAAGCCATGATAATGAATTAAGGATTCTTTAAGATTTGATTGTAATTTACTAATTTTATTTAACTTCCGATAACTAGCATCAGGATTTGTATTATTTTTAGTTGCTAATAAAATAGAATTTGTTTGTTTTGCTACTAATAAATATAATGGTTGCATGTCAGAAATAATAATTGAATTTTCTTTGATTAATTGTTTATTAATATTTTCAATAATTCACTGTTTTTGTAATCTTTTTGTGTTGGTTGATTTAACATAAATATTATTATTGCTATCAACAGCCATTTGAATACAACATTTAGTGTTGGTTGAAAATGAATCAAGATGAATTTTTATTTTATCAAATTTATCTTTAAAATTACCTTTGTGGATTTCTTTAATAAATGTTTCAACGATTTGAATTTGGCCATTTAACGTTTTAAATTTTAATTTGGTGTTTTCTAATTGTTTTGATTTCATTATTTTTTGGCGATTATATCAAGCGGTTTTCGGTGATGTTTTAATAAAGTGGGAAATCATTTTACTAGATTGCCCTAATAATGAAATTTGAATCAATAAATTTCACTGTTCATAACTTAAATGACTTCAATACGTAAAATGATCACGAAAAGCATCAAAACTAGCACGACATTTTTTGCATAAATATTTTTGTTTTCCTTCAGGATTATGACGATTTTTAACACAATAAAAAGATTGACAATTAGGACATTTAATACCTTTATCCCTAAATTTTTGATCAATTTCATTTAATCGTTTTTGTTTTTTAATTAATTCTGCTTCTTTTTTGACTTTTTCATGAAATTCTAAAAATTGATCATCTGTTAAACTATTTATTAATTCTTCAATTATTTTTTCCATTAATTATTCACCTCTTATATTAAAAATATACCTAATTTTAGGTATATTTTATAAATATCAAGAGTTTTCTACAAAATTAAAGGGGCTTTTTATGATATAATTAACTTAATTAATTTATAATAAGGGGTAACCAATATGAAGTGAGAACCGCAACAAACGATTGAAATATTAAAAGAATATGTTTATAGTAAAAACAGACTTGATGAATATCGTAATCGTGTGGCATTATCAAATTTACAATTACCACCTTTTTATTTAAAAGAAGATAAAAGTCAATCTGTTTCATCAGTTGTTGTTCGTTTTATTAATGAAAAAGAAATTAAAAAAGCATATGATAAAAATACTTATCAATGACTTATAAATAGTTTAGAAGAAACTATTTTAAATTCTTTAAAAATGGGTGAAAATATTATTGGAATTCATCGCCATGAAAATATTTATTTGGCATTATACGAAGATGATGGGGATTTAAATTATTTAATTGAAATTGCTAATTATATTAATACAACTGTTAAAATTATTAATTATACATTATATGAAAAATATCAAGCTGTCCGTGAGGTTAGAATTGGCATTGGGATTGCGAATGATCCATCAATTGAAAGAATTAGAGATTTAGAGGATAGTTTTATTGTTCCATTTGATGAAGATATTAAGGATAGTGTGCAATTAGCAGAAACATATGCGGCAGAAGTTATTATGTTTAATAATTTACCAGTTTGTACTGATGCCTGGGTTTTTATGAATTTAACTGATGATAATCAAGAACTAATTCGAAAAAATTCACGTCAATATTTTAATTTAAGAACACCTCGTCAACGTTTATTTACGGATTTAATTGATCCTAATGTTGCAGTAGAACTTGAACGAGGTACCTTGCAAGTTGAAGAATAAGATAAAAATAATTAGGTTAAAGTTATTTAGTCTTATTCTTTTTTTGTTTAACATCATTATTATTTCGGTATAATCATAAGTAGAAAGTGAAGTGGAAGAAAATGCAGGCATTAATTTTTCAAGGAAAAAATAAAATTGAATGAACCGAAACTAACGAGCCAATTATTAAAAAAGCAACAGATATTATTGTTAAAATTGAGGGATTTACTTTTTCACATGCGGATTATCGTCCATATTGGGGGCATGATAATATTGTTGTTCCTAACACAATTATGGGGCATGAAGGAGTCGGTGTCGTGACAGCCAATTGGAAGATGATGTTACAAAACTTAAAATTGGTGATCGCGTTGCAATTGGATGTGTTACTCATTGTAATATTTGTCAATGATGTGAACAAAAAGCATTTGCTAATTGTACTAATGGTGGTTTTATTTTGGTAACTAAAATTAATGGAACGCATGCTGAGTATGTTCGTGTTCCTTATGGGGAAAAAAGTGTTATTAAAATTCCAAAAACAATGAATTTAACTGATGCACCAATGTTAAGCGATGTGTTACCAACAGGATATGAAAATGTTATTAAAAAAATTGATTTAAAACAAATTAATAATATTGCTATTATTGGTGATGGGCCAATTGGTTTAGGCATTTTATTATTATTAAATAAATATAATAAAAAAATTGATATTTATGGTCATCATAGCCAAAAATTAAATTATTTTAAAAAAATGGGGGCGCATAAAATTTATTATAGTACTTTAACTACTTTTGATATTAAATATGATTTAGTAATTGAATGTGTAGGTAATGACCGGGGTACTTTTGAACAGGCACAACAAATGATTAATTTTAATGGTACAATTATTACAATTGGTGTTTTTAAAAAACCAGTTGTCTTTAACTTACAACAATTATGAAATCAAAATATTACTATTCATACCGGAATTTTAAATTGTTATACTTTAAAAGAACTTGTATTAAAAATTGAAAATAAAGAAATTATTCCGAAGTATTTAGTATCAAAAACTTTTAATAAAAATGAAGTGTTAAAAGCATATGAAACTTTTATGGAGACAGATATTTTTAAAGTTGTTGTGAAATTATAACAAGCAATAGAATAGGGCGAAGGAAAGAAATGGGTTTTTTTCAAAAATTAAAAGCAAAACGTGAAGAAAAAAAACAAATTAAATTAGAAAAGGCTTTACGAAAAACACGTTTAATCTTTTCTAATGATATTAAAAAATTAGCACATAAGTATAAAGAATATGATGATAAATACTTAGAAGAATTAGAAGAAATTTTAATTGCAAGTGATATGGGAATGAATATGGTTTTACAAATTACTAATCAAATTCGTAAAAAAGTACGAAAAGGTTGAAGCATTGAAGACACGAATGATTATTTGGTTGAAGTAATTATGGATTTATATAATGACCCAAAAAGTAAACAAAATAAATTAAATATTAAAGACCAGCGATTAAATGTTATTTTAATGGTTGGTGTTAATGGCGCCGGTAAGACAACAACTATTGCTAAATTAACAAAACAATTTATTGACCAAAAGAAAAAGGTCCTATTAGTTGCTGGTGATACTTTTCGGGCAGGGGCGGTTGAACAATTAAACCAATGAGCAGAACGTTTAGATGTTAACATTGTTAAACCGTTAAAAGAAGGTCAAGATCCAGCTAGTGTTATTTATGATGGAATAGTTAAAGGAAAAAAAGAACAAGTTGATATTATTATTATTGATACAGCTGGGCGTTTACAAAATAAAGTTAATTTAATGAATGAATTAAATAAAATTAATCGTATTATTAAACGCGAAATTCCCGATGCTCCACATGAAACCTTATTAGTAATTGACGGGGTTACTGGTCAAAATGGTATTTCGCAAGCAAAGAATTTTTCGGAGGTAACCGATGTTAGCGGGATTGTTTTAACAAAAATGGATGGTACGGCTAAGGGGGGCGTTGTTTTAGCGATTAAGGATCAATTAAATATTCCCGTTAAGTTAATTGGCTTGGGTGAGCAACCAACTGATTTACAAGAATTTGATATTGAGCAATATATTTATAATTTGACCAAAGATTTATTTAACAAGAATGAAGTGGAAATAGAATAATGAAAGATTTGGAAAAATCAAATGAGTTAATTCTTTTATATGAATTATATCGGGAATTATTAACAACAAAGCAAAGAGAATATTTTGAATTATATTTTTTTGATGATTATTCATTAAGTGAAATTGCGGGGTTAAAAAATGTTTCGCGTAATGCTGTTTATGATTCATTGGTAAAAATTACAAATGCTTTGCATAAATTTGAAAATAACTTACAATTAGGTTATAAGCAGCATCAACGAGGTATCATTTATCAAGAATTTGAAAATATTAAGGAATGTGCTGGGTTAATAAAAAAATTAAAAAAAATTGATAGTGATTAAGGAGAAACTAAAATGAATATTTTAATGATTGGTGATATTTATGCACAAGCTGGACGGACAGCTGTTAATAAATATTTGCCACAAATAATAAAAAAATATAAGCTTGATTTAATTATTACAAATGGTGAAAATACTACCCATGGGAAATCATTATCAAAGCATCATTATAATGAATTAAAAGAAATGGGGATTAATATTATTACTTCCGGAAATCATATTTTTCGTAATCCAGAAGTTTTAAATTATATTGAGGAAGTAAATGATTTATTAAAACCAGCAAATATGAATTCGTTTACACCGGGGAAAGGAACAGTTGTTGTTAAGAATAATAATAAAAAAATTCGTGTGACTAATTTAATGGGTCGTAGTTTTATGGGACCAGTAGATAATCCATACACAATTTTTGAAGAAATTATTAATAATGATGATAGTGAGCTTCATTTTGTTGATTTTCATGCCGAAGCTAGTGCAGAAAAATTAGCTTTTGCTTGGAATTATGATGGTATTATTACTGGTTTTTTTGGAACGCACACTCATGTTCAAACAGCAGATAATCGAATATTACCAAAAGGAACAGCATATATTACTGATGTTGGGATGTGTGGTAGTTATAATTCAATTATTGGTGCAAATCCAGAAGAAATTATTCTTAAGGAAAAAACTGGTTTACCAGTGCGTTTTGAACCAGCAGCTGAAAATGATAAATTAATTTTTTCAGCAGTATGATTACAAGTAGATGATAAAACTAACCAAGCAGTGAAAATTGAACGAATTTTAATTAATCCAGAAAATGAAACTGATTTTTTAGGATAATAAAGGAGTATCTTAAATGACTAGTTTAATTAAAACGAATGTAATCATTATTGTTGTTTGTATTATTCTAGGAATTTTTTTGTGTTGTTATTTTTTTCTACGTTGTTATCGTCTTTTAAGCAAGAAAACAAAACGAGGAGAAATTCAATTACCTGAATATATCGAACATAAAAACTTTATTACTTCTGATCAATATGAATTATCAACATTAGTAACAATTGATAAAGCTGGTCAGGATATTATTTTAGCAGTTCATGATTTATACGGCAGTAAGGAAAATTTTGCTGGTTTAATTAATAATGAAATATGAGCTAATCATAAAGTTTCAGTAATTGCTTTTAATCAACGCAATGTCGTAGATAATGTGCCAACTAGTATTAAAAATGTTGGAGTTTTAGTGAATGATATTATTGACGTAATTACAGCTTTAAAAAATAAATATGAACAACAAAGAATTGTTTTATTATTAGAAGGATTTTCATGTGGTTTAATTAATTTGTTATTGAAACAAAAACAATTAATTGAAAAAGTTATTTTTGTTAATCCAATTACAAATTTAAATGGAATAAGATTTTCAATGATTAGTAAAATTGGGATTGGATTTGGTTTTTTATTTAATTTAAACAAAACTCTTAAAATTCATATTGATTATCAACTTTTAAGTCAAAATAAAGACTATAGTACTTTAATGATGGAAAAAGAACAAACTTATTTTTTAAATCAAATTTTACAATTCAATTATCTTAATAAAAAGATAGTAAAACAAATTAATAATATTAAAGTAAAAACTTTAATATTACAAGCAGAGGCTGATAAATTTTATGATGCAAAACAAGTAACTTTAATTAATAATGGACTAGTTAAAATAAAAAAAATTGAGACAGCAAAACATTACTTATTCACTAATCAAAATATTAGTGCTGAAATTATTACCGAAATAATTAATTTAAATTAAAATTAACTAATTTTTAAGTTATAATATATTTGTTGTCAAGTAACAACATAAAACTTATTCAGAAGTGGTTAGTACGCTAAGCAATGATCCACTAGCAACCCTATATTTAACTAGAAGGTGCTTTTAGCAGGGCAAAATGATATGCTACCAATAAGATTTATTAGTTATTAAATAGAACTTAACTATTAATTTATATGTAAACATATTGTTATTAATGCCACATTATTCTGATGTGGTTTTATTTATGATTAAGGAGAAGAAAAGATGGGAAAAGAGCGAATTTTATTTACATCAGAATCAGTATCAGAAGGACACCCTGATAAGATTTGTGATCAAATTTCAGATGCTGTTTTAGATGCATGCTTAAAAGAAGACCCTTTATCACGGGTAGCATGTGAATGCTTTATTACAACCAACCGGGTTATTATTGGCGGTGAGATTACTACAAAAGCAAAAGTTGATTATGTTAATGTGGCGCGTAAGGTGTTAAAAGAAATTGGTTATAATGATGCAGAATGAGGAATTGATTGACAAACTTGTGAAGTTGAAATATTAGTTAAAACACAATCACCAGATATTTCTCTTGGCGTTGATAAAGCTGGAGCTGGTGATCAAGGAATCATGTTTGGTTATGCAACAAATGAATCAGATAATTATATGCCGTTAGCAATTTCTATTGCTCATGCTTTAGTAAAGCGAGCAAGTATGCTACGTAAAAAAGGAATGTTTATTGGGGCACGACCAGATATGAAATCACAAGTAACATTAGACTTAACTAATGTTAAACATATTTATATTGATACAATCTTAATGTCAATTCAGCATGATGAAGATATTGATGAAGCTAAATTTAAACATTTTGTTATTACGGGAATTATGGAACCAGTTGTGCAAGAATTTAAAATGAATTTAGATTTTAAAGTTTTAATTAATCCAACTGGTCGATTTGTAATTGGTGGACCAAAAGGTGATGCTGGGTTAGCGGGGCGAAAAATTATTGTTGATACATATGGTGGCTATGCACGGCATGGCGGTGGTGCTTTTTCGGGAAAAGATGGAACAAAAGTTGATCGTTCAGCAGCATATATGGCCCGTTATGTTGCAAAGAATATTGTTGCGGCAGGATTAAGTGAACGATGTGAGATTCAATTATCTTATGCGATTGGAGTTGCTGAACCAATTTCAATTTTTGTTGAAACATTTGGAACTAATTTTGTTGCAAATGATATTATATTAAAGGCGATTAAAGAAAATTTTGATTTTCGTCCCCAAGGAATGATTGAAACATTAGATTTACAAAAACCAATTTATCAACAAACGGCAACTTATGGGCATTTTGGTCGTTACCACACTGAACTACCATGAGAAAAATTAGATAAAGTTCAAAGTTTAATAAAATATTTACCAGTTGTTTAATTTTTAGATATAATTAACATAAAGAATAAGAGGAGAAAAACTAATGAAGTATAAGTTAATTGCTCTTGATTTGGATGGTACAACAGCAAGTAGAAATCGAATTTCAAAGCAAAATGTTGCAGCAATTAAGTGGGCATTGGCAAAAGGGATTAAAGTGATTATTGCAACTGGGCGTAGTATTGGTGCAATTAGAAAAGTTGCAAAAAAATTAGGCATTATTGAAAATAAAATGCCAGTAATTGGTTTTAATGGTGGCATAATTTATGATTTTGCGAAAGAAAAAATTATTCAACAAAATGTTTTTTCTAATGATGAATTAATCAATGTTTTTTATCTTGCTAATGAGTGTAAAATTCAATTATGAGCATATTCAGTTAAGAATGAACATTTTGCTTATGTTAATACTAAGCATAGTTTGATGACTAAATGAATGAGTTTTCACACAAAACGAAAAATAATATTAGTGCATGATCCTACTACTTTATATGACCAATCTTACAAGTTTGTTGTTAGTGGTAAAAAAGAGAATGTTCTAAAATTTAAAGCAAAACTTTTAGTAAAATATGAATTTAATATTTTTGATTGGTCATATTTGCCAAGCCAAAGTTTAAATTTAGAAATTAGTCCAAAGGGTAGTGACAAAAAAGATGCCTTAGAATATCTTGCTAAAATATATAATATTCAACCAGCAGAAGTGATTGCAATGGGTGATGGTTCAAATGATTATGAAATGTTAAAATGAGCTGGCGTTGGAATTGCGATGGGAAATGCTAAAGCGGATATTAAAACTATTTCTGATGATACAACTGCCCATTATCGTCGCTCAGGAGTAGCAAAAGCAATTAATAAATATTTTAAAAAATAAAAAATATCATCAAAACTATTGATATTTTTTTTGTTTTTTTTATAATTAATGTGGTCGTAATTTAAAAACAAAAAGTTTAATATAACTAAACAAAATTACCAAAGGAGGGTTGTCTATGCTACTAGGAGAGAAAATTAAACTATTACGTCAAAAAAATAATTTAACAATTGAAGAATTAGCAAATCGTTGTGAATTAACGAAAGGATTTATTAGCCAACTTGAACGCGATATTTCTTCTACGAGTATTGAAACACTAGAAAGTATTTTAGAAGTTTTAGGCACCAACTTAGCAGATTTTTTTAAACAAGAAAAAAATAGAAAATTCGTTTATGCAGCAGAAGAACATTATGAAGTTGAGCAAAATGATTATCGAATTGAATGATTAGTTCCTAATGCGCAAGTAAATGAATTAGAACCAATTTTAATTAAAATAAAGCCGCAAGGAGAAACAGAACGGATATTACCATTTGAGGGTCAGATTTTTGGTTATGTTTTAAAAGGGACAGTGTTAGTTTATTATGGGCAAAAAGTACAAACAGCACATACTCGTGATAGTTTTTATTTATATGGTAATAATCAACACTATTTAAAAAATGAAACAAATGAAATTGTTGAGGTATTATGAATTTCAACACCACCAATATTTTAAAAGATTAGAAAAGGAGCAGGAGCATTGGAAACAAATATTTTAGAGTTACGAAACATTTCAAAACAATATGAAGGAAAAGTGGTTTTGAAAGGAATTAACTTAAACATTAAAGAAGGAGAATTTGTCACATTACTAGGACCATCAGGATGCGGAAAAACAACAACATTAAGAATTATTGCTGGATTTGAACAACCTAATAGTGGGGAATTATTATTTTTAGGAAAAGACTATTTAAAAACGCCAGTTCATAAACGAGAAGTTAATACTGTTTTTCAAAATTATGCTTTATTTCCGCATTTAACTGTTTTTGATAATATTGCTTATGGTTTAAAAGTTAAACGCAATAAGTATGATGTTATTGAAACTGAAGTAAATAAATTTTTACAATTGGTAGGATTAGAAGGTTTTGAAGATAAAACAGTTGAACAATTATCGGGTGGTCAACGCCAGCGCGTTGCATTAGCACGAGCATTAATTAACAAGCCAAAGGTTTTGTTATTAGATGAACCAATGGCTGCATTAGATGTTAAGCTGCGAAAAAAAATGCAATCAGAATTAAAAACTTTGCAAGGAGAAATTGGAATTACTTTTATTTTAGTAACGCATGATCAAGAAGAAGCATTAACATTGTCTGATCGTATTATTGTAATGAATGATGGAGCAATTCAACAGGTTGGAACACCAGCGGAAATTTATAATGAACCAGAAAATTTATGAACAGCACAATTTATTGGTGACTCAAATATTATTTCAAATGCAATTTTTATTAAAGATAATTTAGTAGAAATTGATGGCAAAAAAATTGTTTGTGTTGACCGTGGATTTGGTGAAAATGAAGACCAAATTGATATTATTATTCGTCCTGAAGATATTGACATTGTTCAAGTTGGAAAAGGATTCTTCACAGGAACAGTTAAAATAGTTAATTTTAAAGGAGTTCATTGGGAAATTATTGTTAAATGTAAAGAACAAAAATATTTAATTCATTCAACAGATAGAGTTGAAGAAGGTGATCAAGTTGATATTTCGTGAAATGTTGAAGATATTCATGTTATGTGGAAAGAGATTGATGATTAAGGAGCAACAATGATGGAAAACAAAAATATTTATGCAAAAAAAGGTAAAGGATGATTTAAAAAACAAGGTAGTAAAATTAAATCAATTAGTCAACATTTTGCCGCTTGATGCCGAACAAAATATTTAAACATTTCTTATCATGCAAAACAAAACAAATGGTTTAAAAGAGGACTCAATCCAATTTTATGGCCACACCTTATTATTATGATTTTATTAATTGTTGTACCATTATTAATTATTTTATTATATTCTTTTATCCAACCAACGGGAAATAGTTTAGTTTTTGAAATTAATTTTAAAAATTTTGTAACTTTTTTTTCAGAGCAAAAATTTGTTATTGCATTATTCTTAGCTTTAGGATATTCATTAATTGCGGCCTTAATTGCAATTGTGATTGCTTATCCAGTTGCTTATGTGATGGCATTTTGTAAATCAAAACTATTGTCAAAAAATATTTGAATTTTAGTAACCTTACCAATTTGAATTAATATGTTACTAAAAATTATTGGATTACAAACAATGTTTAATATTATTGCTCCAAGTTTACTTGGAACACCAATTTCGGTTGTTATTGGAATGGTGTATGCATTTTTACCATTTGTAATTTTACCAATTTATAATAGTTTAGATAAAATTGATACATCATTAATTGAAGCTTCAAAAGATTTGGGAGCAAATGGTTTTAAAACATTTTGAAAAGTTATTTTTCGTCAATCAATCCCAGGAATTATTGCAGGTGGAACATTATTATTAGTGCAAGCAGCAACTTCGTTAATTATTGTTAAATTTATGGGAAATGGTCGAATTAATTTAATTGTTGATGTAATTGAAGCATATTTCTTTAAAGGAGAAAACTTTGGAATTGGCGCAGCAATCTCAGTTGTCTTATCCCTTATTGTTTTTTTAATTATTGTGCTATCAAATTCATTATCAAAATATTTTGAAACAAGAAAGGGGCGTCGCAATGAAAAAGTTTTTTAAATCATCTTATATGGCATTAATTATGTTATTTATTTATATTCCAATTATGATTTTAATTTTATTTTCATTTAATAGTGGTGAAAGTATGAGTATTTTTAATGATTTTTCTGATCGTTGGTATAAACAACTTGCTAGTGAGAAACCTTTTTTACAAAGTATTATTGTGTCAGTTTTTGCAGCAGTAATTGCAACTGTCGTGTCAGTTATTATTGGCACTTTAGCTGCAATTGGATTAAGTCGAGCACGGCTAGTTACACAAAAAATGACATTATCAATTACTAATATTCCATTAATTAACGCTGATATTATTACAGCTGTTTCGTTGATGATGTTATTTATTGCTTTAGGAGCAAATTTTGGAATGTTAACATTAGTTTTAGCACATATTTCATTTGATGTTCCATATGTAATTATTACAGTATTACCACGCTTACGGAAAGTTGATCCAAAATTAATTGAAGCTTCACTAGATTTAGGCGCAAAGCCCTCACAAACTTTGCGAAAAATTATTTTACCAATTTTAAAACCATCAATTGCTGCAGCTGCAGCAATTGCTTTTGCAATTAGTTTTGATGACTTTATTATTTCTTATTTTACTGGTGGTGACGATGTCAATGTTGCAACTTTTATTTATACAATGAAAAGAATTAAACCTTTTATTAATGCTTTTGGTACCATTTGTATTGCAATTATTGGGGTTATTATTATTGGATGAAATGGGTGAAATGTTTATAAAATTAATTATAATAAATTTCGCCGAGAAATGTTAAAAGGAACTTATAAAGATAAAGATATTATGCGCTATGAAAAGAAATTAGCTTTCCTTTATCATCAATTAAATAATAAAAAAATTAATAATGAAAAACAAAAAGAACAATTACGTTGAAAAATTGTTAAACTAGAAAAAAAATATGATAAAAGTGTTTTATGAATTAAGAATAAAAAACAAACTTTTATTGAACGGCAAGAAACTAAAGAAAATATTAATAAAATATCACGGAAAAAATTCCGCTGATTGGCAAAAAGTTGAAAGCCATTATCATTAGCAACGATTTCAGTTGGTTCAATTGCTTTGCTAACAGCAGTTTATATTAAAAATAATATTTATGATTTAGCAGTAGCAAATTGAGGCGAATATATTACTTCAGATTTAATTGGCAAGTTTGAAAAAAAATATAATGTAAAAGTTAAATATAGTGTTTATGATAGTAATGAAACATTATATAACAAATTATATACGACACATTATGACGTGATGGTTCCAAGTGACTATATGGTTAATAAGTTAGCACAAGAAGGACGTTTAGAAGAAAATGATTATCAAAAATTAAATGATGTTGATAAAAATTTCAACATTATTAAACCTAATCTAAATTATCATGGACAAGATGTCAAAGAACGAACAATTGGGAATGAATATTTTAATTATTTAAATGTTGATGTAGCAACAGTACAAAAAACAAATCCAGAATTTTATCAAAATTGTATTGTTCCTTCTACTTTGGATCCAACAACAGCAAAATGTTTTGATAAAAATTATGCGGCATCATTAGCTGATGGATTATTAAATGTTTTAAATAAAAATAAACTGAAAGATGTTACTCAAAAAACAATTGTTAATTATAGTTTACCTTATTTTTGAGGAGAAGTATCACTTGTGATTAATCCAACAGAAAGTAACTTAAAATTTTTAGATGAGATGTTTGCTAAAACAAATCAAAATTTACCAACAACAGCTCAAGGCAAATTTGGTTATCAACGCGCAGAGTGAGAACCTAGTATAAAACGCGATCAAATTAAACTTAATGATGTTGAAAATAATAAGGTTATATCAAATGGAATTTCATGAGATATTTTATGACAAGCAGCCGCAGCAAATAAACGAGTTTTAATTAATAATGATCAACGAAATTTATTTATGTTAACTACTGAAAAAAATTATTTCAAACCAGCACCAACAATGCAAATGGAAGTTGATCATGGTTACAACGAATTAGCAACATTACTAAAACATAATAATGTTGCCTTAATGAATGATGAGTTAATCAATGCAGTTGGTGATGGACGTTTTGATTTTGCTTTTA
Proteins encoded:
- a CDS encoding HAD family hydrolase, translating into MKYKLIALDLDGTTASRNRISKQNVAAIKWALAKGIKVIIATGRSIGAIRKVAKKLGIIENKMPVIGFNGGIIYDFAKEKIIQQNVFSNDELINVFYLANECKIQLWAYSVKNEHFAYVNTKHSLMTKWMSFHTKRKIILVHDPTTLYDQSYKFVVSGKKENVLKFKAKLLVKYEFNIFDWSYLPSQSLNLEISPKGSDKKDALEYLAKIYNIQPAEVIAMGDGSNDYEMLKWAGVGIAMGNAKADIKTISDDTTAHYRRSGVAKAINKYFKK
- a CDS encoding XRE family transcriptional regulator — encoded protein: MLLGEKIKLLRQKNNLTIEELANRCELTKGFISQLERDISSTSIETLESILEVLGTNLADFFKQEKNRKFVYAAEEHYEVEQNDYRIEWLVPNAQVNELEPILIKIKPQGETERILPFEGQIFGYVLKGTVLVYYGQKVQTAHTRDSFYLYGNNQHYLKNETNEIVEVLWISTPPIF
- the potA gene encoding spermidine/putrescine ABC transporter ATP-binding protein; protein product: METNILELRNISKQYEGKVVLKGINLNIKEGEFVTLLGPSGCGKTTTLRIIAGFEQPNSGELLFLGKDYLKTPVHKREVNTVFQNYALFPHLTVFDNIAYGLKVKRNKYDVIETEVNKFLQLVGLEGFEDKTVEQLSGGQRQRVALARALINKPKVLLLDEPMAALDVKLRKKMQSELKTLQGEIGITFILVTHDQEEALTLSDRIIVMNDGAIQQVGTPAEIYNEPENLWTAQFIGDSNIISNAIFIKDNLVEIDGKKIVCVDRGFGENEDQIDIIIRPEDIDIVQVGKGFFTGTVKIVNFKGVHWEIIVKCKEQKYLIHSTDRVEEGDQVDISWNVEDIHVMWKEIDD
- the potB gene encoding spermidine/putrescine ABC transporter permease, which gives rise to MENKNIYAKKGKGWFKKQGSKIKSISQHFAAWCRTKYLNISYHAKQNKWFKRGLNPILWPHLIIMILLIVVPLLIILLYSFIQPTGNSLVFEINFKNFVTFFSEQKFVIALFLALGYSLIAALIAIVIAYPVAYVMAFCKSKLLSKNIWILVTLPIWINMLLKIIGLQTMFNIIAPSLLGTPISVVIGMVYAFLPFVILPIYNSLDKIDTSLIEASKDLGANGFKTFWKVIFRQSIPGIIAGGTLLLVQAATSLIIVKFMGNGRINLIVDVIEAYFFKGENFGIGAAISVVLSLIVFLIIVLSNSLSKYFETRKGRRNEKVF
- a CDS encoding ABC transporter permease subunit, with product MKKFFKSSYMALIMLFIYIPIMILILFSFNSGESMSIFNDFSDRWYKQLASEKPFLQSIIVSVFAAVIATVVSVIIGTLAAIGLSRARLVTQKMTLSITNIPLINADIITAVSLMMLFIALGANFGMLTLVLAHISFDVPYVIITVLPRLRKVDPKLIEASLDLGAKPSQTLRKIILPILKPSIAAAAAIAFAISFDDFIISYFTGGDDVNVATFIYTMKRIKPFINAFGTICIAIIGVIIIGWNGWNVYKINYNKFRREMLKGTYKDKDIMRYEKKLAFLYHQLNNKKINNEKQKEQLRWKIVKLEKKYDKSVLWIKNKKQTFIERQETKENINKISRKKFRWLAKSWKPLSLATISVGSIALLTAVYIKNNIYDLAVANWGEYITSDLIGKFEKKYNVKVKYSVYDSNETLYNKLYTTHYDVMVPSDYMVNKLAQEGRLEENDYQKLNDVDKNFNIIKPNLNYHGQDVKERTIGNEYFNYLNVDVATVQKTNPEFYQNCIVPSTLDPTTAKCFDKNYAASLADGLLNVLNKNKLKDVTQKTIVNYSLPYFWGEVSLVINPTESNLKFLDEMFAKTNQNLPTTAQGKFGYQRAEWEPSIKRDQIKLNDVENNKVISNGISWDILWQAAAANKRVLINNDQRNLFMLTTEKNYFKPAPTMQMEVDHGYNELATLLKHNNVALMNDELINAVGDGRFDFAFMYNGDAIYADTLFAKSHEKARGTKLIITRPRATKAWTPETVEGTNIWSENMVLSKNARNQELAYKFMNFIIQNSSALTEEANYTSPYQQVMDYENNYNYYSNGHNQESGAMINYQHDYVPAAKLNEKGMYVAQPEMADRPFEITDLDGYILNKYNILIAGKN